Proteins from a single region of Punica granatum isolate Tunisia-2019 chromosome 8, ASM765513v2, whole genome shotgun sequence:
- the LOC116187069 gene encoding ethylene-responsive transcription factor ERF003-like, with translation MARPQQRYRGVRQRHWGSWVSEIRHPLLKTRIWLGTFETAEDAARAYDEAARLMCGPRARTNFPYNPNATHSSTSKLLSATLTAKLHRCYMASLQLTKSSSPQVEPQKPAASHVSSVSSNLATPVKFEDEKVKFLPDQRRQMVPFVQEIKAEEEVTGYQYHQQQFSFKPLEDDHIEQMIEELLDYGSIELCSSVAS, from the exons ATGGCCCGACCACAACAGCGATATCGCGGCGTTCGGCAGAGGCATTGGGGATCTTGGGTCTCCGAGATCCGCCACCCTCTATT GAAGACTAGGATTTGGCTCGGGACATTTGAGACAGCAGAGGATGCAGCTCGAGCCTATGACGAGGCGGCGCGGCTAATGTGCGGGCCCCGGGCTCGGACCAACTTCCCGTACAACCCCAATGCGACACATTCATCCACCTCAAAGCTACTCTCAGCAACCCTAACTGCTAAGCTCCACAGATGCTACATGGCCTCCCTGCAACTGACGAAGTCCTCATCTCCCCAAGTAGAGCCCCAGAAGCCCGCGGCCTCCCACGTATCATCAGTGAGCAGCAATCTCGCAACTCCAGTAAAGTTCGAGGACGAAAAGGTCAAGTTCTTGCCCGACCAGAGGAGGCAAATGGTGCCATTTGTTCAAGAGATAAAAGCAGAGGAGGAGGTCACAGGCTATCAGTATCACCAGCAGCAGTTCAGCTTCAAGCCACTCGAGGACGACCACATCGAGCAAATGATCGAGGAGCTTCTCGATTACGGGTCGATTGAGCTGTGCTCTAGTGTAGCTTCCTAA
- the LOC116189318 gene encoding uncharacterized protein LOC116189318, which yields MSTHSSPLPACFRPTTSDDHHPTAAPPPPTPPSADSTNLTTCLYQTHIGLFSLTWSRTLFGRSLHLHLHHHHHTSATSPLPLSLPSSPTSSSFSSSLSFHLHIKPFIFWKKHGSKKLNSSTQIFYDLTRAKFGAGPEPMSGFYIAVVVDGEMALLVGDSIKEAYSKTKARKPKKAQFMFLRREHLFGNRVYSTTAHVGGQKKEISIECSMNGDGRLWFGIDKRKVLQVKRLKWKFRGNERVEIDGVPINISWDVYNWMFDDLSSNDGHAVFMFRFEKLLGFGEERLEDYNFDGLENYSSFGMNEIELRKMRKSMLRTTRSSSSSSISSSASSGGGSSVMEWASSEDNDLCGPIGFSLLVYAWKR from the coding sequence ATGTCCACCCACTCTTCCCCTCTACCCGCCTGCTTCCGCCCAACCACCTCCGACGACCACCACCCCACGGCGGCGCCGCCTCCCCCGACGCCACCGTCGGCCGACAGCACCAACCTCACAACCTGCCTCTACCAAACCCACATCGGCCTCTTCTCCCTAACCTGGTCCAGGACCCTCTTCGGCCGCTccctccacctccacctccaccaccaccaccacacCTCCGCCACCTCCCCGCTGCCGCTCTCTCTCCCGTCCTCTCCTACGTCTTCGTCCTTCTCCTCGAGCCTCTCATTTCACCTCCACATCAAGCCCTTCATCTTCTGGAAGAAGCATGGCTCCAAGAAGCTCAACTCCAGCACCCAAATATTCTATGATCTGACCCGGGCCAAGTTCGGGGCCGGGCCTGAACCCATGTCGGGATTCTACATCGCGGTCGTAGTTGATGGCGAGATGGCCCTCCTCGTCGGCGACTCCATCAAGGAGGCCTACTCGAAGACGAAGGCACGCAAGCCTAAGAAGGCCCAGTTCATGTTCCTTAGGAGGGAACACCTCTTTGGCAACAGGGTCTACTCGACGACTGCCCATGTCGGGGGCCAGAAGAAGGAGATCTCGATCGAGTGCAGCATGAACGGGGACGGGAGGCTGTGGTTCGGGATCGATAAGAGAAAGGTTCTTCAGGTGAAGCGATTGAAGTGGAAGTTTAGAGGGAATGAGAGGGTCGAGATCGATGGGGTGCCGATAAACATTTCATGGGATGTGTACAATTGGATGTTCGACGACTTGTCGTCCAATGACGGGCATGCTGTGTTCATGTTCCGGTTCGAGAAGTTGTTAGGGTTCGGTGAGGAGAGGTTGGAGGACTACAACTTTGATGGGCTGGAGAACTACAGTAGCTTCGGGATGAACGAGATTGAGCTGAGGAAGATGAGGAAGAGCATGCTCCGGACCACGAGGAGCTCCTCCTCGTCCTCCATCTCATCCTCGGCCTCGTCGGGTGGCGGCTCGTCCGTGATGGAATGGGCGAGCTCGGAGGATAACGATCTCTGCGGGCCCATCGGGTTCTCCCTGCTTGTCTACGCCTGGAAGAGATGA
- the LOC116188989 gene encoding deSI-like protein At4g17486 isoform X1 — protein sequence MLCKIVSVTRKKRDGSVPVYLNVYDLTPINGYAYWVGLGVYHSGVQVHGVEYGFGAHEQPTTGIFEVEPKHCPGFTFRKSILIGRTDLGPKEVRIFMEKLAEQYSGNTYHLITKNCNHFCNDVCLKLTGKPIPRWVNRLARLGFLCKCVLPAGLNETKVRHVRSTENQVNAVDKKKLRSQSSRFASSSTNPPPNIRSSRSLRSLGKSSRQRLSISPSSLSDGTANTTLTVKV from the exons ATGCTGTGCAAGATTGTGTCGGTGACTCGGAAGAAACGAGACGGGTCTGTGCCGGTTTACTTGAATGTCTACGATTTGACTCCGATCAACGGTTACGCTTACTGGGTCGGCCTCGGGGTCTACCACTCCGGCGTCCAAG TTCATGGCGTTGAATATGGATTTGGAGCACATGAGCAACCCACCACTGGGATTTTCGAAGTGGAGCCTAAGCATTGTCCCGGTTTCACGTTCAGAAAGTCAATTCTGATCGGACGGACTGATCTCGGACCTAAAGAGGTCCGCATATTCATGGAGAAACTGGCTGAGCAGTACTCAGGGAACACGTATCATCTCATCACGAAGAACTGCAACCACTTCTGCAATGATGTGTGCCTCAAATTGACTGGCAAACCGATCCCTCGCTGGGTCAATCGGTTAGCTCGACTCG GTTTCCTCTGCAAGTGCGTCCTTCCAGCAGGGTTAAACGAAACAAAGGTCCGGCATGTTAGGTCAACAGAGAATCAGGTCAATGCAGTCGATAAGAAGAAACTGAGAAGCCAGTCTAGTAGGTTTGCGTCCTCTTCTACTAACCCTCCACCTAATATCCGTTCATCTCGCTCCCTTCGTTCTTTGGGTAAAAGCAGTAGGCAAAGACTCTCTATTTCTCCATCCTCCTTGAGTGATGGCACTGCAAACACAACCTTAACCGTAAAGGTTTAG
- the LOC116188989 gene encoding deSI-like protein At4g17486 isoform X2 produces the protein MIVHGVEYGFGAHEQPTTGIFEVEPKHCPGFTFRKSILIGRTDLGPKEVRIFMEKLAEQYSGNTYHLITKNCNHFCNDVCLKLTGKPIPRWVNRLARLGFLCKCVLPAGLNETKVRHVRSTENQVNAVDKKKLRSQSSRFASSSTNPPPNIRSSRSLRSLGKSSRQRLSISPSSLSDGTANTTLTVKV, from the exons ATGATAGTTCATGGCGTTGAATATGGATTTGGAGCACATGAGCAACCCACCACTGGGATTTTCGAAGTGGAGCCTAAGCATTGTCCCGGTTTCACGTTCAGAAAGTCAATTCTGATCGGACGGACTGATCTCGGACCTAAAGAGGTCCGCATATTCATGGAGAAACTGGCTGAGCAGTACTCAGGGAACACGTATCATCTCATCACGAAGAACTGCAACCACTTCTGCAATGATGTGTGCCTCAAATTGACTGGCAAACCGATCCCTCGCTGGGTCAATCGGTTAGCTCGACTCG GTTTCCTCTGCAAGTGCGTCCTTCCAGCAGGGTTAAACGAAACAAAGGTCCGGCATGTTAGGTCAACAGAGAATCAGGTCAATGCAGTCGATAAGAAGAAACTGAGAAGCCAGTCTAGTAGGTTTGCGTCCTCTTCTACTAACCCTCCACCTAATATCCGTTCATCTCGCTCCCTTCGTTCTTTGGGTAAAAGCAGTAGGCAAAGACTCTCTATTTCTCCATCCTCCTTGAGTGATGGCACTGCAAACACAACCTTAACCGTAAAGGTTTAG